One Rossellomorea aquimaris DNA window includes the following coding sequences:
- a CDS encoding YlcI/YnfO family protein — protein MSESSATTEILIRLPQQLVTELDGFADQENVNRNEFIYRATKMYLRERKKRQLRESMRRGYMEMAKINLAIASEAIQAEYEAEHTVERLVSGG, from the coding sequence GTGTCTGAATCCAGCGCAACAACAGAAATCTTAATTCGTCTACCGCAACAGCTCGTTACAGAATTAGACGGCTTTGCAGATCAAGAAAATGTGAATCGCAATGAGTTTATTTATCGTGCAACCAAAATGTATTTAAGAGAGCGTAAGAAGAGACAATTACGTGAATCTATGAGACGCGGCTATATGGAAATGGCTAAGATTAATCTCGCGATTGCTTCAGAGGCTATTCAAGCAGAATATGAGGCAGAACATACAGTCGAACGCTTAGTAAGCGGGGGTTAA
- the ndoA gene encoding type II toxin-antitoxin system endoribonuclease NdoA — protein MIVKRGDVYFADLSPVVGSEQGGVRPVLVIQNDIGNRFSPTIIVAAITAQIQKAKLPTHVEIDAKRYGFERDSVILLEQIRTIDKQRLTDKITHLDDEMMEKVDDALQISVGLIQF, from the coding sequence TTGATTGTAAAGCGTGGTGACGTATATTTTGCAGACCTTTCTCCTGTTGTAGGATCAGAACAAGGCGGAGTTCGGCCGGTACTTGTTATTCAAAATGATATAGGGAACAGGTTTAGTCCCACAATTATTGTAGCTGCCATTACCGCTCAAATTCAAAAAGCGAAACTGCCTACTCATGTTGAAATTGATGCAAAACGTTATGGCTTTGAACGTGATTCCGTTATCTTGCTTGAACAGATTCGAACGATTGATAAACAACGTCTTACCGATAAGATTACGCACTTGGATGACGAGATGATGGAAAAAGTGGATGACGCCCTGCAAATCAGCGTGGGTCTAATCCAGTTCTAA
- a CDS encoding RsbT co-antagonist protein RsbRA, whose amino-acid sequence MFSEVTDYIQNNKSDITSIWMERMRNEADEKFLQVVSDQVFTKTSHEFVEMIVSNLRDSNEFNSRLGDFAEKVVRLGWPLTFVTSALSTFGKVVYEGMMKEGIITDQNYAAQVEKFDKWLTPMNNKVISAYTESWERTVSLQKIALQELSAPLIPVFEKISVMPLVGTIDTERARLIMENLLNGVVKHRAEVVLIDITGVPVVDTMVAHHIIQAAEAVRLVGAKCMLVGIRPEIAQTIVNLGIDLNQFSTNSTLRKGIEKALEMTNRKIVSAEGLE is encoded by the coding sequence ATGTTTAGTGAAGTCACGGATTATATTCAGAATAATAAATCAGATATCACTAGTATTTGGATGGAACGAATGAGAAACGAAGCGGATGAGAAGTTTCTTCAAGTTGTTTCAGATCAAGTTTTTACCAAGACAAGCCATGAGTTTGTAGAAATGATTGTTTCTAACTTAAGGGATTCCAACGAGTTCAATAGCCGGTTGGGAGATTTCGCTGAAAAGGTTGTCAGGTTAGGATGGCCGCTGACTTTTGTGACGTCGGCTCTAAGTACTTTTGGTAAAGTGGTTTACGAAGGTATGATGAAAGAAGGTATTATTACAGATCAAAACTATGCGGCACAAGTTGAGAAGTTCGATAAATGGTTAACTCCGATGAATAACAAAGTAATCAGTGCTTATACAGAATCATGGGAAAGAACCGTTTCGCTTCAAAAAATAGCGCTGCAGGAACTATCTGCACCACTGATACCTGTCTTTGAAAAAATTTCTGTGATGCCGCTTGTGGGAACGATTGATACAGAGCGTGCCCGACTAATAATGGAAAATCTATTGAACGGTGTAGTGAAGCATAGAGCTGAAGTGGTGTTAATCGATATCACCGGGGTACCGGTTGTGGATACAATGGTAGCCCATCATATCATCCAGGCAGCTGAAGCTGTTCGTTTAGTAGGGGCGAAGTGCATGCTGGTAGGGATCAGACCTGAAATCGCGCAAACGATTGTAAACTTAGGAATTGATTTAAATCAATTCAGTACAAATAGTACGTTACGAAAAGGAATTGAAAAGGCTCTTGAAATGACAAATCGAAAAATAGTTTCGGCGGAGGGATTAGAGTGA
- a CDS encoding STAS domain-containing protein, with product MRVRIPILKLHDCLLISIQWELDDQTALQFQEDLLHKIHETSARGVVIDITSIDFIDSFIAKVLGDVINMSRLMGAKVVITGIQPAVAITLIELGIRLEDVLTALDLEKGLEKLQLELGD from the coding sequence ATTAGAGTGAGAATACCAATTTTAAAGCTGCATGATTGTTTGCTGATTTCCATTCAGTGGGAGCTTGATGATCAAACAGCCCTTCAATTTCAAGAAGATCTTCTGCATAAGATCCATGAAACGAGTGCCAGAGGGGTAGTAATCGACATTACTTCCATCGATTTTATAGATTCATTTATTGCTAAGGTACTTGGGGATGTCATTAACATGTCAAGGTTAATGGGTGCGAAGGTAGTCATCACCGGCATCCAGCCTGCTGTAGCGATAACGTTGATCGAGCTTGGAATCAGGTTAGAGGACGTTCTGACCGCTCTGGATCTGGAAAAAGGTCTGGAGAAATTACAATTGGAACTGGGGGACTAG
- a CDS encoding anti-sigma regulatory factor, whose protein sequence is MDSQSCVKITNEWDIVAARQLGRNVAKELGFGTVDQARITTAISELARNIYLYAGYGQICIEKLFDAGKKGVRIIALDEGPGITDIRKVMEDGYSTSGGLGAGLPGVKRLMDEFNVESVPGEGTDIRATKWLR, encoded by the coding sequence ATGGATAGCCAATCCTGCGTGAAGATCACGAATGAATGGGACATCGTTGCTGCCCGCCAGTTAGGGAGGAATGTAGCGAAAGAGCTCGGATTCGGTACCGTTGACCAAGCTCGTATCACTACGGCTATCAGCGAATTAGCAAGGAACATCTATTTATATGCTGGCTATGGTCAGATTTGCATTGAAAAATTATTCGATGCCGGGAAAAAGGGTGTGCGAATTATCGCCTTGGACGAAGGACCCGGAATTACAGATATAAGAAAAGTAATGGAAGACGGATATTCCACATCAGGCGGATTAGGAGCAGGTTTGCCTGGAGTTAAGCGTTTAATGGACGAGTTCAACGTTGAGTCTGTACCAGGTGAAGGGACAGACATAAGGGCGACTAAGTGGCTCCGCTAG
- a CDS encoding PP2C family protein-serine/threonine phosphatase — protein sequence MNFRDLMDSKYREIIEHYLNEQDEKALYLGQKFSRKSIEHHVSPEEIISLHKSVILEMEPNIPHQVLHSFDILLEVMIGYGFAYREHQSLRTKQQELNNEIDVASNMQQTLLGTVIPSVEGLDIGAVSVPAKKMNGDYYHFVQDENDSVSVAIADVIGKGIPAALCMSMIKYAMDSLPEYRNEPNAVLESLNRVVEQNVDASMFITMFYGVYNSKEHLFSYSSAGHEPGFFYRASTNEFEDLDAKGLLLGVDKKAKYRQYERRVEAGDMIILLSDGVTECRSEEGFIEREDLVQLISKYNHLPPQEIVNNVYKQLEKMQHFELRDDFTLIIIKRNS from the coding sequence ATGAATTTCAGAGATTTAATGGACTCTAAATATAGAGAAATTATCGAGCATTACCTAAACGAACAAGATGAAAAAGCTCTTTATTTAGGACAGAAATTTAGTCGTAAATCAATTGAGCATCATGTTTCACCAGAGGAGATCATAAGTCTCCATAAAAGTGTAATATTGGAAATGGAGCCCAATATACCACATCAAGTACTGCACTCTTTCGATATTTTACTTGAAGTCATGATTGGCTACGGTTTTGCTTATAGGGAGCATCAAAGTTTACGTACCAAACAACAAGAATTAAATAACGAAATAGATGTAGCATCCAATATGCAACAAACCCTGCTGGGGACGGTCATCCCTTCAGTGGAAGGCTTGGATATTGGAGCTGTAAGTGTACCTGCCAAAAAGATGAATGGAGATTACTATCACTTTGTTCAGGATGAGAATGATAGCGTAAGTGTTGCCATTGCTGATGTAATTGGTAAAGGTATTCCTGCAGCTCTCTGTATGTCCATGATCAAGTATGCGATGGATAGTTTACCTGAATATCGGAATGAACCTAATGCTGTTTTGGAAAGTTTAAACAGAGTAGTGGAACAAAATGTGGATGCAAGTATGTTCATAACCATGTTTTACGGTGTATACAATTCGAAGGAACATCTATTTTCGTACTCATCAGCTGGGCATGAACCCGGCTTTTTTTATAGAGCGTCAACCAATGAATTTGAAGATCTTGATGCAAAAGGTCTTCTATTAGGTGTAGATAAAAAAGCGAAGTACCGACAATACGAAAGACGGGTTGAGGCAGGGGACATGATCATCCTTCTCTCTGATGGAGTAACAGAGTGTCGATCAGAAGAGGGTTTCATCGAAAGGGAAGATTTGGTTCAATTAATAAGCAAGTACAATCACCTTCCTCCTCAAGAGATTGTTAATAACGTATACAAACAACTCGAGAAGATGCAGCACTTTGAGCTTAGAGACGATTTCACTCTAATCATCATAAAAAGAAATTCATAA